The Virgibacillus siamensis sequence TGCGAAGTGTTTAGACCGATTAACATTGTCATTTTGTGTTTCTTTGGAACGGATATAAAACGGAGGTTGAGAGAGTGGGCGTTTTTAACACCTTCCTTCGTTTTTCGTCCATTCTCTTTTTTTACTCTAAGTTGCACAAAGTAACACATTTAATAAACGGGAGGTATTGTATGAAAACAAATCAAGTTGACGGTGCGTTAACTATGGATAGCAACATGGTTATTCGAGGAAAAACAATTAAGGTTCTAAGAACAATTAAAAACCAAACATTAACGGACATGAGGAAAGCTACGGATTTAAATATCTCAATGCTTTCAGCTATGGAGAATGAGAAGCGTTCCC is a genomic window containing:
- a CDS encoding helix-turn-helix domain-containing protein gives rise to the protein MKTNQVDGALTMDSNMVIRGKTIKVLRTIKNQTLTDMRKATDLNISMLSAMENEKRSLSARNQIKLSRYLVRDLRYTADEIIVIQAFINNKEV